A DNA window from Daucus carota subsp. sativus chromosome 3, DH1 v3.0, whole genome shotgun sequence contains the following coding sequences:
- the LOC135151543 gene encoding uncharacterized protein LOC135151543, with amino-acid sequence MAELDNGSPPPRDNYKYKNRKRGRSVTPERKRRSPSPKKERAKKEKTPPRNPTGAQGRGQNQFTPLVASIEHIYAINADKGIFKKPAPMSNWAKKDRTKYCAFHEQNGHDTADCQQLKQQIEELIKNGRLTEWVKTQKKSYNNVPPPPQDNDNETTNTEKVPRAGSIHMIIGGPYIGGESRKAMERYAQEAKSPPLTNVNHLSERPPKMFRGETMNIMFSEEDARWVHHPHSDALVVKVRIGSNNVHRVLVDNGSATNILSYDAFT; translated from the coding sequence ATGGCCGAGCTGGACAATGGGAGCCCTCCTCCCCGCGACAACTACAAGTATAAAAATCGAAAGAGAGGCAGGTCAGTGACCCCTGAAAGGAAGAGGAGGAGCCCAAGCCCTAAGAAAGAGCGGGCAAAGAAGGAGAAGACCCCCCCTAGGAACCCTACTGGGGCTCAGGGGAGAGGTCAGAATCAATTCACCCCGTTGGTGGCCTCGATAGAGCACATTTATGCCATCAACGCTGATAAAGGGATCTTCAAGAAGCCTGCCCCAATGAGTAACTGGGCAAAGAAGGATAGGACCAAGTACTGTGCGTTCCATGAGCAAAATGGTCATGATACCGCGGATTGTCAACAGCTGAAACAACAAATTGAGGAGCTAATCAAAAATGGGAGGCTCACCGAGTGGGTGAAGACGCAAAAGAAGAGTTATAATAATGTGCCTCCGCCCCCTCAAGATAATGATAATGAGACTACTAACACTGAGAAGGTGCCAAGAGCGGGGAGCATTCACATGATCATTGGCGGTCCTTATATTGGGGGGGAGAGCAGAAAAGCCATGGAAAGGTACGCACAGGAGGCCAAGAGCCCGCCTTTGACTAATGTCAATCATCTCTCTGAGAGACCCCCCAAAATGTTTAGGGGTGAGACCATGAACATTATGTTTAGTGAGGAGGACGCAAGATGGGTTCATCACCCCCATTCCGATGCTCTGGTAGTGAAGGTCAGAATTGGCTCCAACAACGTGCATAGGGTACTTGTCGATAATGGGAGCGCAACAAATATCCTGTCCTACGACGCCTTCACTTAG